One window of the Amycolatopsis mediterranei genome contains the following:
- the vanX gene encoding D-Ala-D-Ala dipeptidase VanX — translation MNDDFVFVDQLVPGIRWDAKYATWDNFTGKPVDGYLVNRIVGTRTLCAALGEAQEKAASLGFGLVLWDGYRPQRAVDSFLRWVDQPEDGRTKLWHYPNIDRAAMFAKGYVAAKSGHSRGSTVDLTLYHLVTGELAAMGGGHDLMDEISHHGARGISRLEAGNRRYLRSIMEDCGFASYEREWWHYGLKDEPYPDTYFDFPVA, via the coding sequence GTGAACGACGACTTCGTCTTCGTGGACCAGCTGGTGCCCGGCATCCGCTGGGACGCCAAGTACGCCACCTGGGACAACTTCACCGGCAAACCGGTGGACGGGTACCTCGTCAACCGGATCGTCGGCACGAGGACCTTGTGCGCCGCGTTGGGCGAAGCGCAGGAGAAGGCCGCGTCCCTCGGCTTCGGGCTCGTGCTGTGGGACGGCTACCGGCCGCAGCGCGCCGTGGACAGCTTCCTGCGCTGGGTGGACCAGCCCGAGGACGGCCGGACGAAGCTGTGGCACTACCCGAACATCGACCGGGCCGCGATGTTCGCCAAGGGGTACGTGGCGGCCAAGTCGGGCCACAGCCGGGGCAGCACCGTCGACCTGACCCTCTACCACCTCGTCACCGGGGAGCTCGCGGCGATGGGTGGCGGCCACGATCTGATGGACGAGATCTCGCACCACGGCGCACGGGGGATCTCGCGCCTCGAAGCGGGGAACCGCCGCTACCTCCGGTCCATCATGGAGGATTGCGGATTCGCTTCGTACGAGCGGGAATGGTGGCACTACGGCTTGAAGGACGAGCCCTACCCGGACACGTACTTCGACTTCCCGGTCGCGTAG
- the vanA gene encoding D-alanine--(R)-lactate ligase has product MNRLKVGIIFGGASEEHPVSVKSAQEVARHLDTGKYEPFWIGITKDGAWKLGDGPGESWEAGRTVVLSPDRSVPGLLVLEDGKYETIGLDVVLPVLHGKLGEDGAMQGLLELSGIPYAGCDVPSSALCMDKSLAYVVAASAGIATPKFRTVLAGDDAGAFTYPVFVKPARSGSSFGVSKVSGREELAAAISTAAQYDAKVLIEEAVVGSEVGCAVLGNGRELFAGEVDRIALSHGFFRIHQEEQPESGSENSTPIVPADVPAETRARVQQTAKAIYRALGCKGLARVDMFLTDDGTVVLNEVNTLPGLTSYSRYPRMMAAAGVPLSALIDRLVSLAMTGAAR; this is encoded by the coding sequence ATGAATAGGCTCAAGGTCGGGATCATCTTCGGGGGCGCCTCCGAGGAACACCCCGTCTCGGTGAAATCCGCGCAAGAGGTCGCGCGGCACCTCGACACCGGGAAGTACGAACCGTTCTGGATCGGGATCACGAAGGACGGCGCCTGGAAACTCGGTGACGGCCCGGGCGAAAGCTGGGAAGCCGGGCGGACGGTCGTGCTGTCGCCGGACCGGAGCGTGCCGGGCTTGCTGGTCCTCGAAGACGGCAAGTACGAGACGATCGGCCTGGACGTGGTGCTGCCCGTGCTGCACGGCAAGCTCGGCGAGGACGGCGCGATGCAGGGCCTGCTGGAGCTTTCCGGGATCCCGTACGCGGGCTGCGACGTCCCGAGTTCCGCGCTGTGCATGGACAAATCCCTCGCTTACGTCGTCGCCGCGAGCGCGGGCATCGCGACGCCGAAATTCCGGACCGTCCTGGCGGGCGACGACGCCGGCGCGTTCACCTATCCCGTCTTCGTGAAGCCGGCGCGCTCGGGTTCTTCCTTCGGCGTCAGCAAGGTTTCCGGCCGGGAAGAACTGGCCGCCGCGATCAGCACCGCGGCGCAGTACGACGCGAAGGTGCTGATCGAAGAGGCCGTCGTCGGCAGCGAGGTCGGGTGCGCCGTTCTGGGGAACGGCCGCGAGCTGTTCGCCGGAGAGGTCGACCGGATCGCCCTCTCCCACGGCTTTTTCCGGATCCACCAGGAAGAGCAGCCCGAAAGCGGCTCCGAGAACTCGACGCCCATCGTGCCCGCCGACGTTCCGGCAGAGACCCGGGCGCGAGTCCAGCAGACGGCGAAGGCCATCTACCGCGCTCTGGGATGCAAAGGGCTGGCACGGGTCGACATGTTCCTCACCGACGACGGCACGGTGGTCCTCAACGAGGTCAACACCCTGCCCGGCTTGACGTCGTACAGCCGCTACCCCCGGATGATGGCGGCCGCCGGCGTGCCGCTGTCCGCGCTGATCGACCGGCTCGTTTCCCTGGCCATGACCGGGGCCGCCCGGTGA
- a CDS encoding D-isomer specific 2-hydroxyacid dehydrogenase family protein — protein sequence MSEPALGMTIYGCAPDEAVLFREMAPGFGVTPTITGAAVSEANAALAAGNRCVSVGHKTPLTRRTLLALSRVGVTYVSTRSVGYDHIDVGYARSVGISVGNVAYSPDSVADYTLMLMLMLVRDAKSVIRRAEEHDYRLNDVRGKELRDLTVGVVGTGRIGSAVVGRLRGFGARVVAHDCCPQAGLDYVELDELLRLSDIVTLHTPLDAGTHHLLDRRRLERMKPGAFVVNTGRGPLLDTEALVAALENGRLGGAALDVLEGEEGVFYADCRDRPVDSDLLVRLQKLPNVLISPHTAYYTDHALGDTVENSIINCLNFESGKRHE from the coding sequence ATGAGCGAACCGGCACTCGGGATGACGATCTACGGGTGTGCACCCGACGAAGCCGTGCTGTTCCGGGAGATGGCGCCGGGCTTCGGGGTGACACCGACCATCACCGGTGCGGCGGTGTCCGAGGCCAACGCCGCACTGGCGGCCGGTAACCGGTGCGTCAGCGTCGGGCACAAGACGCCGCTCACCCGGAGAACTCTTCTCGCGCTCAGCCGGGTCGGCGTCACCTACGTCTCCACGAGGAGCGTCGGCTACGACCACATCGACGTCGGATACGCCCGGAGCGTCGGCATTTCCGTCGGGAACGTCGCCTATTCGCCGGACAGCGTGGCCGACTACACGCTGATGCTGATGTTGATGCTCGTGCGGGACGCCAAGTCCGTCATCCGCCGCGCGGAGGAGCACGACTACCGGCTGAACGACGTGCGCGGGAAAGAGCTGCGCGATCTGACCGTCGGGGTGGTCGGGACCGGACGCATCGGTTCCGCCGTCGTCGGCCGGTTGCGCGGGTTCGGGGCTCGGGTGGTGGCTCACGACTGCTGTCCCCAGGCCGGCCTCGACTACGTCGAACTCGACGAACTGCTGCGGCTGAGCGACATCGTCACGCTCCACACGCCACTCGACGCCGGAACGCACCACCTCCTGGACCGACGGCGGCTCGAGCGGATGAAGCCCGGAGCGTTCGTCGTCAACACCGGGCGAGGCCCCCTTCTCGACACCGAGGCGCTCGTCGCGGCACTGGAAAACGGCAGGCTGGGCGGCGCCGCGCTGGACGTCCTCGAAGGGGAAGAAGGCGTCTTCTACGCCGACTGCCGCGATCGGCCCGTCGACAGCGACCTGCTGGTGCGGCTGCAGAAGCTGCCGAACGTGCTGATCAGCCCGCACACCGCGTACTACACCGACCACGCGCTCGGCGACACCGTCGAAAACTCCATCATCAACTGCTTGAACTTCGAAAGCGGGAAGCGGCATGAATAG
- a CDS encoding PLP-dependent cysteine synthase family protein, with protein MIEDWNGIADPRLVAERMLEGFADLPVLDCGPIAGGRGRLRAIYGMTTTESSFKSILGFGILLLAYEAGLLEPGQTVIESTSGSLGVSLALAGKILGNPIELVTDPNIPAITRRKIELLGAKLHIVSGPHPTGGTQQSRVELLEALLRERPGMHWTDQNNSDLNPAVYRRWLVPSVTPKLDLDWIDAAIFVVGTGGHFVGLSEMLRSKGIPCYVADRVGSATFGLEPGPSVLRGIGNMNCVPKVIGSAMHLVEDVYYSDDEEAAAGVRELAGRGIYAGGTSGIALQGAVKLVEATGARNILTFFPDRGDLYGDQFLGASPESELVRVGA; from the coding sequence GTGATCGAGGACTGGAACGGCATCGCAGACCCGCGGCTCGTCGCGGAGAGGATGCTCGAGGGCTTCGCCGATCTCCCGGTCCTCGACTGCGGCCCGATCGCGGGCGGCCGGGGCCGGCTGCGCGCGATCTACGGCATGACCACGACCGAGTCGAGCTTCAAGTCGATCCTCGGGTTCGGGATCCTGCTGCTCGCCTACGAAGCCGGGCTGCTCGAGCCCGGCCAGACGGTGATCGAGTCGACGTCGGGCTCACTCGGCGTCAGCCTGGCGCTGGCCGGGAAGATCCTCGGCAACCCGATCGAGCTCGTCACCGACCCGAACATCCCGGCGATCACCCGGCGCAAGATCGAGCTGCTCGGCGCCAAGCTGCACATCGTCAGCGGCCCGCACCCCACCGGCGGCACCCAGCAGTCCCGCGTGGAGCTCCTCGAGGCGCTGTTGCGGGAGCGTCCCGGCATGCACTGGACCGACCAGAACAACTCGGACCTCAACCCGGCGGTGTACCGCCGCTGGCTGGTGCCGAGCGTCACGCCGAAGCTCGACCTGGACTGGATCGACGCGGCGATCTTCGTCGTCGGCACCGGCGGCCACTTCGTCGGCCTGTCGGAAATGCTGCGCAGCAAGGGAATCCCGTGCTACGTGGCGGACCGGGTCGGCTCGGCGACGTTCGGCCTCGAGCCCGGACCGAGCGTCCTGCGCGGCATCGGCAACATGAACTGCGTGCCGAAGGTGATCGGGTCCGCCATGCACCTGGTGGAGGACGTGTACTACTCGGACGACGAGGAAGCGGCCGCGGGCGTGCGCGAACTCGCCGGCCGCGGCATCTACGCGGGCGGCACGTCGGGCATCGCGCTGCAGGGGGCGGTCAAGCTGGTCGAGGCCACCGGCGCGCGCAACATCCTGACGTTCTTCCCGGACCGCGGTGACCTCTACGGCGACCAGTTCCTCGGCGCGTCCCCGGAGAGCGAGCTGGTGCGGGTCGGCGCCTAG
- a CDS encoding winged helix-turn-helix transcriptional regulator: MTDRPLGQFCGLARAFEIIGSRWSVLVVRDLILGPKRFAELHETLPRVTAEILERRLGDLVEDGVVRLGASGAYELTDYGRALEPVLIELGLWGARSLGDPRPGDLFSLDIAILALRSTFRPDRARGVRASFEVRFGELVVGARVDDGVLTVEEGELPGADLVIETPLLRQLMAGELSPTDALWLGLVEAKGDPGMIATFVRLFHIPAAPEAPAERIGS, encoded by the coding sequence ATGACAGACCGACCGCTCGGCCAGTTCTGCGGCCTGGCGCGGGCATTCGAGATCATCGGCTCACGGTGGTCGGTGCTCGTCGTCCGGGACCTGATCCTGGGCCCGAAGCGCTTCGCCGAGCTGCACGAGACGCTGCCGCGGGTCACCGCGGAGATCCTGGAGCGCCGGCTCGGCGACCTCGTCGAGGACGGCGTGGTCCGGCTCGGCGCGTCCGGCGCCTACGAGCTGACCGACTACGGCCGGGCGCTGGAGCCGGTCCTGATCGAGCTCGGCCTGTGGGGCGCGCGCTCGCTCGGCGATCCTCGCCCCGGCGACCTCTTCTCACTGGACATCGCCATCCTCGCGCTGCGCTCGACGTTCCGCCCCGACCGCGCCCGCGGCGTCCGGGCGAGCTTCGAGGTGCGCTTCGGGGAACTGGTCGTCGGCGCGCGCGTCGACGACGGTGTGCTCACGGTCGAGGAAGGCGAGCTCCCCGGCGCCGACCTCGTCATCGAGACGCCGTTGCTCAGGCAGCTGATGGCCGGCGAGCTGAGCCCGACCGACGCGCTGTGGCTCGGCCTGGTCGAGGCGAAGGGCGACCCCGGCATGATCGCGACGTTCGTCCGGCTCTTCCACATCCCGGCGGCTCCCGAGGCACCAGCGGAAAGGATCGGCTCGTGA